A window from Nitrospira sp. ND1 encodes these proteins:
- a CDS encoding urate hydroxylase PuuD, with amino-acid sequence MKFLEDPYQTLGAGFALAVGLIVVYLGMAGVGAGDADWFGLIVRWIHFLAGITWIGLLYFFNLINAGFLKSLDGPTKNIVIPKLMPAALNWFRHGATVTVLAGIVLYGYLYSKGGTGALALGIGGLLGIIMMGNVHGIIWPNQKKVIAAVAAAAQGTPAPPEMAQWGKTALIASRINFLLSIPMLFFMGAGSHLK; translated from the coding sequence ATGAAATTTTTGGAAGATCCATATCAGACATTGGGCGCAGGATTTGCGCTCGCTGTCGGATTGATAGTCGTCTATCTGGGTATGGCGGGAGTGGGGGCGGGCGATGCCGACTGGTTCGGTTTGATCGTGCGCTGGATCCATTTCCTGGCCGGCATTACCTGGATCGGGCTGTTGTACTTCTTTAACCTCATCAATGCCGGCTTTCTCAAGAGCCTGGATGGGCCGACGAAGAACATCGTCATTCCCAAGCTGATGCCTGCCGCGCTGAATTGGTTCCGCCATGGCGCCACGGTCACCGTCCTCGCGGGGATCGTGCTCTACGGCTACCTCTATTCAAAAGGTGGAACGGGGGCGCTTGCGCTGGGGATCGGTGGTTTGCTCGGTATCATCATGATGGGGAATGTGCACGGAATTATTTGGCCCAATCAGAAGAAAGTCATTGCAGCGGTGGCTGCGGCTGCCCAGGGCACGCCCGCTCCGCCGGAGATGGCTCAGTGGGGAAAAACGGCCTTGATCGCATCCCGTATCAACTTCTTGCTGTCTATTCCCATGTTGTTCTTCATGGGAGCGGGGAGCCATTTGAAGTAG
- the nuoF gene encoding NADH-quinone oxidoreductase subunit NuoF, with amino-acid sequence MTLPQPRVLQKLEGAPWEIDPYLKTGGYEAWRKCLKELTPNDIVGEIKKAGLRGRGGAGFPTGTKWDKVLNHRVQERYFVCNAGEHEPGTFKDRHLLKHIPHQLIEGCLIASRTVNAKASYIYVNHEYAEEEANLRKAIAQARERGLLGKNILGTGVDLDLEVYSGHGSYVAGEETAMLESMQGRPAMPRQKPPFYPTDFGLYGKPTLVNNVETLCNIPLILKNGAAWFTQVGTEKCPGTMLFSLSGSVNRPGVYEMPMGVTIRDLIETCGGGVPNGRKIKAVFPGGPAFSMVTADQLDLPMDFDSLKKAGTGLGSAGTIVIDDATCMVAATLKYSNFFKNESCGQCPPCRMGTINLATLMDKIERGEGSQKDLDSLLQLCGFVKGTGYCTLITGAAVLVQSSLRLFQHEFEEHIRLQRCPFQPVRTGAGASA; translated from the coding sequence GTGACCCTACCTCAACCAAGGGTATTGCAGAAGCTTGAAGGGGCTCCCTGGGAAATCGACCCCTACCTCAAGACCGGCGGGTATGAAGCTTGGCGGAAGTGTCTGAAAGAGCTGACCCCCAACGACATCGTCGGCGAAATTAAGAAAGCCGGATTGCGCGGGCGTGGCGGCGCCGGCTTTCCGACCGGTACGAAGTGGGACAAGGTCCTCAACCATCGAGTTCAGGAGCGTTACTTTGTCTGCAATGCCGGGGAACATGAGCCGGGTACCTTCAAAGACCGTCATCTCCTGAAACATATCCCGCATCAACTGATCGAGGGCTGTCTCATTGCCTCTCGAACCGTGAATGCCAAAGCCTCCTATATTTACGTCAACCATGAGTATGCGGAAGAAGAGGCGAATCTCAGGAAAGCCATCGCCCAAGCCCGGGAACGTGGCCTATTGGGGAAGAATATCCTCGGAACTGGCGTGGACCTCGACCTTGAAGTCTACTCCGGTCATGGCAGTTACGTAGCGGGTGAAGAGACGGCCATGTTGGAGTCCATGCAGGGACGTCCGGCCATGCCGCGTCAGAAGCCGCCGTTTTACCCCACCGATTTCGGACTGTATGGGAAGCCGACCCTGGTGAACAACGTTGAAACGTTGTGCAACATTCCCCTGATTCTTAAAAACGGCGCCGCATGGTTCACTCAGGTGGGGACGGAGAAGTGTCCCGGGACCATGCTCTTCTCTCTTAGCGGATCGGTGAATCGGCCCGGAGTGTATGAAATGCCGATGGGCGTGACGATCAGGGACCTCATCGAGACGTGCGGCGGGGGTGTCCCGAACGGGCGCAAGATCAAGGCAGTATTTCCAGGCGGGCCTGCGTTCTCAATGGTCACGGCGGATCAGCTGGATCTGCCGATGGATTTCGATTCGCTGAAGAAGGCCGGGACCGGACTCGGTTCCGCCGGGACGATTGTGATCGATGATGCCACATGCATGGTGGCGGCGACCCTCAAGTACTCCAATTTCTTCAAGAATGAAAGTTGCGGCCAATGTCCTCCGTGCCGGATGGGCACGATCAATCTGGCGACGTTGATGGACAAGATCGAGCGCGGGGAAGGGAGCCAGAAGGACCTCGATTCGTTGCTGCAACTGTGTGGATTTGTGAAGGGCACCGGGTATTGCACCCTTATCACCGGTGCCGCAGTCCTGGTGCAGAGCAGTTTGCGATTGTTCCAGCATGAATTCGAAGAGCATATTCGTTTGCAACGCTGTCCCTTTCAGCCGGTCCGCACAGGGGCCGGTGCGAGCGCCTAG
- a CDS encoding 2Fe-2S iron-sulfur cluster-binding protein, whose protein sequence is MPRVSFLHPQGRSGEVESNLTLLEAAKTLGFELNHDCGGNASCTTCRVEVQMGGDNLSEIDFDEQDLLDREALSEPWHRLGCQARVLGDVVVRVPETKWVQPTSASSGEVGKRGTGLP, encoded by the coding sequence ATGCCGCGTGTAAGTTTTCTTCATCCACAGGGTCGGAGCGGTGAGGTTGAATCAAATCTCACCCTGTTGGAGGCCGCCAAGACGCTGGGGTTTGAACTGAATCACGATTGCGGCGGCAATGCCTCCTGTACCACGTGCCGCGTTGAAGTGCAGATGGGTGGGGACAATCTGTCGGAGATTGATTTCGACGAACAGGACCTGTTGGACCGTGAAGCCTTGTCGGAGCCTTGGCATCGGCTGGGTTGCCAGGCAAGAGTGTTAGGGGATGTAGTGGTGCGTGTGCCGGAAACCAAATGGGTGCAACCCACATCAGCCTCATCAGGCGAAGTTGGAAAAAGAGGCACAGGACTTCCGTAA
- the erpA gene encoding iron-sulfur cluster insertion protein ErpA — protein MVTITQLAEQKIKELMTEEKDVVGLRIYVRGGGCHGYQYGMAFESKMADDDTVIEKGDVKVIMDSQSAPLLQGAEVDYVDSLQGSGFSIKNPQAKTTCGCGSSFSA, from the coding sequence ATGGTAACGATTACGCAATTGGCCGAGCAGAAAATAAAAGAACTCATGACCGAGGAAAAAGATGTGGTCGGTCTGCGGATTTATGTTCGCGGCGGAGGATGCCACGGCTATCAGTACGGCATGGCCTTCGAATCCAAAATGGCCGACGATGATACGGTCATTGAAAAAGGCGACGTGAAGGTCATCATGGACTCTCAAAGCGCACCGCTGCTTCAGGGCGCGGAAGTCGATTATGTCGACAGCTTGCAGGGGTCCGGATTCTCGATCAAGAATCCGCAAGCCAAGACGACCTGCGGGTGCGGCAGTTCTTTCAGTGCGTAA
- a CDS encoding 6-carboxytetrahydropterin synthase: MSQATITRRYRFCAAHRLHTDQLSAEENWATFGKCNNPNGHGHNYVVFVSVKGDIDPVTHQVLDVSRLDAVVERIVVQRFDHQDLNLDPEFATQTTTGENLVLLIWDLLVDKLPAGRLVKVGVIETRDNYFEYSGSVESKRREEGVRHG; this comes from the coding sequence ATGTCTCAGGCCACCATCACCCGGCGCTATCGTTTCTGCGCTGCCCATCGGCTGCATACCGATCAGCTGTCGGCTGAGGAGAATTGGGCCACTTTCGGGAAGTGCAATAATCCCAACGGGCACGGTCACAACTATGTGGTGTTTGTGTCTGTGAAGGGCGATATCGATCCGGTCACGCATCAGGTGCTCGATGTGTCACGGCTTGATGCCGTGGTCGAGCGAATCGTGGTGCAACGTTTCGATCATCAGGATTTGAACCTGGATCCGGAGTTCGCGACCCAGACTACGACCGGAGAGAATCTGGTGCTGCTCATTTGGGATTTGTTGGTGGATAAGCTTCCTGCGGGACGGCTAGTAAAGGTCGGTGTGATTGAAACACGGGATAACTACTTCGAGTATTCCGGCTCCGTGGAGAGCAAGCGGAGAGAAGAGGGAGTGAGGCATGGCTAA
- the folE gene encoding GTP cyclohydrolase I FolE encodes MAKVVSGARARRSRVSAAPTDEDPIEGLMTNLLLELGEDPDRNGLLNTPKRVAKAMRFMTQGYRQDIDHLLNGALFPIEYDEMVIVKDIDFFSMCEHHLLPFFGKCHVGYLPNKKVVGLSKIPRVVDAFSRRLQVQERLTLQIAETLKKKLNAHGVAVVMEARHLCMMMRGVEKQNTVAVSSSMLGVFRTQQQTREEFLKLIRGSSVRDGN; translated from the coding sequence ATGGCTAAAGTGGTTTCTGGGGCCCGAGCCAGACGGTCGCGTGTCTCTGCGGCACCGACCGACGAGGACCCGATTGAAGGGCTGATGACGAATCTTTTGCTGGAATTGGGAGAGGACCCTGACCGTAACGGCCTCCTCAATACGCCGAAGCGGGTCGCGAAGGCCATGCGCTTTATGACTCAAGGATATCGGCAGGATATCGATCATCTGCTCAACGGGGCTTTGTTCCCGATCGAGTACGACGAAATGGTGATCGTGAAAGACATCGATTTTTTTAGCATGTGCGAGCACCATTTACTGCCGTTTTTTGGGAAGTGCCATGTGGGGTACTTGCCGAACAAGAAAGTCGTGGGGCTCAGCAAGATTCCTCGGGTGGTAGATGCGTTCAGCCGACGCCTGCAGGTTCAGGAACGATTGACGCTTCAGATCGCCGAAACGCTGAAGAAAAAGCTGAATGCGCATGGTGTGGCGGTGGTGATGGAAGCGCGACATCTCTGCATGATGATGCGGGGCGTCGAAAAACAGAACACCGTGGCCGTGAGCAGTTCCATGCTGGGCGTGTTCCGCACGCAACAACAGACCCGCGAAGAGTTCTTGAAGTTGATTCGAGGCAGTAGCGTCAGGGACGGAAACTAA
- a CDS encoding alpha/beta fold hydrolase → MFCDTKGIRLAYDEQGTGLPLVFLHAFPLNRSMWTPQTTALSRQFRTIAVDLRGHGESDAPLWAFSLEDYADDVCALLDHLAIPQAVLVGLSMGGYVGFAFSRKYGNRLKGLVLADTRAQADSPEGRTGRFNLAQTAYGKGADAVADIMLPKLLGATSLQQKPELVDYVRRTIRDTPVSGILVDLMAMANRPDSVAHLRALTCPTLVVVGQEDHTTPLADAQVMATEIPGARLAVIPAAGHLSNLEQPEVFNDLVRNFVEELRAAGD, encoded by the coding sequence ATGTTTTGCGACACGAAGGGCATTCGGTTGGCCTACGATGAGCAGGGCACAGGACTTCCTCTCGTCTTTCTCCACGCCTTCCCGCTGAATCGTTCGATGTGGACGCCACAGACAACCGCGCTGTCCAGACAATTCAGGACCATCGCCGTGGATCTGCGCGGGCATGGTGAGTCGGATGCCCCGCTGTGGGCATTTTCACTCGAAGACTACGCCGATGATGTCTGCGCACTGCTTGACCACTTGGCTATTCCCCAGGCTGTGTTGGTGGGATTATCGATGGGCGGCTATGTCGGCTTTGCGTTTTCCAGAAAATACGGGAACCGCCTGAAGGGATTGGTGCTGGCTGATACTCGAGCGCAGGCGGATAGTCCGGAGGGGAGAACAGGACGCTTCAATCTGGCCCAGACTGCCTACGGGAAAGGGGCCGACGCCGTGGCGGACATCATGCTCCCGAAACTACTGGGCGCAACATCACTGCAACAGAAACCTGAACTCGTTGATTACGTCCGGCGCACAATCCGGGACACACCGGTGAGCGGCATCCTCGTCGATCTGATGGCCATGGCGAACCGCCCCGATTCCGTCGCCCATCTCCGCGCGCTCACCTGCCCAACTCTGGTGGTAGTCGGCCAGGAAGACCACACCACGCCCCTCGCCGACGCGCAAGTGATGGCGACAGAGATACCCGGTGCCCGGCTGGCCGTGATCCCTGCGGCCGGGCACTTGAGTAATCTTGAACAACCTGAGGTCTTTAACGATCTGGTGAGAAACTTCGTCGAGGAACTACGGGCGGCGGGCGATTAG
- a CDS encoding replication-associated recombination protein A — MSSHDSTGDLFAPAQRATRPGKVPLAERMRPRSFDDLVGQDEVVGPGRPLRNAIERDQLSSVIFWGPPGCGKTTLAGLVAQHTESQFVPFSAVTGGIPELREIIKAAEHRRAMGRATTLFVDEIHRFNKAQQDAFLPHVERGTVVLIGATTENPSFELIAPLLSRSIVVLLKPLTEESLGSILDRAVADSERGLGSLRITLHPAARERLIAFGNGDARSLLTTVEFVVGQAPVGPDGSRIIDERVLEAALLKKALRYDKSGEEHYNLVSAYIKSLRDSDPDGALYWLARMLEGGENPRFIARRMVIFASEDIGNADPMALVMANAVAQAVEFVGLPEAQINLAHGTTYLASRPKDNASYVGLQEAVRDARQHGNLGVPLHLRNAVTSLMKDIGYGKGYRYVHDDPAAKTDQNHLPEPLRGTRYYRPRTP; from the coding sequence ATGTCCTCTCATGATTCCACAGGCGATCTCTTCGCGCCGGCTCAGAGGGCCACCCGTCCGGGAAAAGTTCCGCTGGCCGAGCGGATGCGTCCGCGAAGCTTCGATGACCTCGTCGGGCAGGATGAGGTGGTGGGGCCGGGACGCCCGCTCAGAAATGCCATTGAGCGGGATCAACTCTCCTCCGTTATTTTCTGGGGACCGCCGGGTTGCGGGAAAACAACCCTGGCCGGGCTGGTCGCGCAGCACACCGAATCCCAGTTCGTGCCGTTTTCAGCCGTCACCGGCGGCATTCCCGAGTTGCGCGAGATTATTAAGGCTGCGGAGCATCGTCGGGCGATGGGTCGTGCGACCACGCTGTTCGTCGACGAAATTCACCGGTTCAATAAAGCCCAGCAGGATGCCTTTTTGCCGCATGTCGAACGGGGGACGGTGGTGCTCATCGGGGCGACCACAGAAAATCCTTCCTTCGAACTGATCGCGCCCTTACTCTCTCGCTCCATCGTGGTGCTGTTGAAGCCGCTGACAGAGGAGTCGCTCGGTTCCATTCTGGACCGGGCAGTGGCCGATTCGGAACGGGGACTCGGGTCGCTCCGGATCACGTTGCACCCCGCTGCCCGCGAGCGGCTGATTGCCTTCGGCAACGGTGATGCCAGAAGCCTGTTGACGACAGTGGAGTTTGTGGTCGGCCAGGCGCCTGTCGGGCCGGATGGATCACGGATCATCGATGAACGGGTGCTGGAGGCTGCGCTGCTCAAAAAGGCGCTTCGTTACGACAAGTCGGGCGAGGAGCACTACAACCTGGTGTCGGCGTATATCAAGAGCCTGCGCGACTCCGACCCGGACGGCGCCCTCTATTGGCTGGCCCGTATGTTGGAAGGTGGGGAGAATCCTCGATTCATTGCTCGACGGATGGTGATTTTTGCGTCAGAAGATATCGGCAATGCCGATCCGATGGCCCTGGTGATGGCCAACGCGGTAGCGCAGGCGGTGGAGTTCGTCGGGCTGCCGGAGGCTCAAATCAACCTGGCGCACGGGACGACGTACCTGGCCTCGCGGCCTAAGGATAATGCCTCCTATGTGGGCCTGCAGGAGGCGGTGCGGGATGCGCGCCAACATGGCAATCTCGGCGTGCCGTTGCACCTGCGCAATGCCGTGACGTCTCTCATGAAAGACATCGGGTACGGGAAGGGGTATCGGTATGTGCATGACGATCCAGCCGCCAAAACCGATCAGAATCACCTCCCGGAGCCGCTTCGTGGCACACGGTATTACCGCCCCAGAACCCCCTAA
- a CDS encoding PilZ domain-containing protein: MARQSSSAESVSERRKYVRATLVGSALVSPQSGAKGFTAVLNNVNKIGAGLHSKETLPIGAKITVSLAFLDPDRVEQQEKLNATVAWAKPWEKGILLGVVWDDLVTKEKNRWLYYYLEETLKSTD, encoded by the coding sequence ATGGCACGTCAATCCAGTTCAGCGGAGAGTGTGAGCGAGCGCCGGAAGTATGTCCGGGCCACGCTCGTCGGGTCGGCCCTGGTGTCGCCGCAAAGCGGAGCCAAGGGTTTTACGGCGGTGCTGAATAACGTGAATAAAATCGGCGCCGGCCTTCATTCCAAAGAGACCCTGCCCATCGGCGCAAAGATTACCGTGTCGCTGGCCTTCCTGGATCCGGATCGCGTGGAGCAACAGGAGAAACTAAACGCCACCGTGGCTTGGGCCAAACCGTGGGAGAAGGGAATATTGCTGGGGGTGGTGTGGGATGATCTGGTGACGAAAGAGAAGAACCGCTGGTTGTACTACTATCTTGAAGAGACGCTGAAGTCGACCGATTAA